In Anthonomus grandis grandis chromosome 16, icAntGran1.3, whole genome shotgun sequence, a single window of DNA contains:
- the LOC126745989 gene encoding KRAB-A domain-containing protein 2-like isoform X2: MDSELKRKYCNITRQIIEVYLLLCNECQLKKKVQRKGLVVKPILTNEMNSRCQVDLIDMQSEPDQDFRFILNYQDHLTKFTVLRALKTKTAEEVAYHLLDIFCLFGAPMILQSDNGREFANRIVENLAEMWPGLKLVHGKPRHSQSQGSVERSNQDVRDMLVTWLADQNTTKWSEGLRFVQSNKNRSLHTGITKSPYEAMFGTPQKIGPKDSSLPKELLSNIKTEEELQKLCNQENSDEREDGHLRLVDDDNSINRRNTEDKQQQQQQEKNVCTICENEMSDSLRCSVCCLSIHIICGKAKEGNGGGEQSIICNRCLRNENISNVRVEAKGGLEKQAEKMIALSNSKLPPIDVGKTVIIRVPDVDRGRLAPRNVLAVVLSINDSGLYQLGR, encoded by the coding sequence ATGGACTCAGAATTAAAGAGGAAATATTGTAATATAACACGGCAAATAATTGaggtttatttattactttgcAATGAGtgtcaattaaaaaagaaagtgCAACGAAAAGGTTTAGTGGTTAAACCAATTTTAACAAATGAAATGAATTCGCGCTGTCAAGTAGACTTAATTGACATGCAAAGTGAACCAGACCAAGATTTTCGTTTCATTCTCAATTATCAGGATCATTTAACAAAATTCACCGTGCTAAGAGCACTAAAAACAAAGACAGCTGAAGAAGTGGCCTAtcatttattagatattttctGTTTGTTCGGCGCCCCTATGATTTTACAAAGCGACAATGGCAGAGAATTTGCAAACCGCATCGTAGAAAATCTTGCTGAAATGTGGCCCGGATTGAAGTTGGTCCATGGAAAACCTCGTCATTCGCAAAGCCAAGGGTCCGTAGAGAGATCGAATCAAGATGTAAGGGACATGTTGGTTACATGGTTGGCTGACCAAAACACAACGAAATGGTCTGAAGGACTGCGGTTTGTGCAAAGCAATAAAAATCGTTCTCTGCATACAGGAATAACTAAAAGTCCTTATGAAGCTATGTTCGGCACGCCTCAAAAGATCGGTCCTAAAGATTCGTCACTTCCTAAGGAACTGCTATCGAACATTAAAACAGAAGAGGAACTACAAAAGTTGTGCAATCAAGAAAATTCAGACGAACGAGAAGATGGACATTTGCGTCTAGTTGACGACGATAATTCGATAAACAGAAGGAATACTGAAGataaacaacaacaacaacaacaagaGAAAAATGTCTGTACAATATGCGAAAATGAAATGTCAGATTCCCTTAGATGTTCAGTTTGTTGCTTATCTATTCATATCATCTGCGGAAAAGCCAAGGAAGGAAATGGAGGGGGTGAACAAAGCATTATATGTAATCGATGTTTAcgaaatgaaaatattagtaaTGTACGGGTCGAGGCTAAAGGTGGACTGGAAAAGCAGGCCGAGAAAATGATCGCTCTCTCGAATTCAAAGTTACCACCTATTGATGT